In Pelodiscus sinensis isolate JC-2024 chromosome 2, ASM4963464v1, whole genome shotgun sequence, the following proteins share a genomic window:
- the RPP38 gene encoding ribonuclease P protein subunit p38: MSVVHTGGGSVRKAKKITVKTSLNNPYDIRWNTLEGDDMYFILQTLVERIKHIGFKKIETPRRKKRSIAKRKIKEKCDASCSELPKEKETDHIQQEQGWTDLNIRKQLAIGINEVTRSLEKNELLLMLVCKSAKPTLITMHLIQLSASRAVPAGQVPRLSESIAPILGLTSVLALGFKKNSVTFSEEVEAIIPRIPSLDVPWIHHRSEQLMAEAYTDPLEIEDANLMETSVQEFSQSHKYKHTESSKLDSSNVTLQALRIKKLVPNPNKIRKPPKNKKAASK, translated from the coding sequence ATGTCTGTAGTTCACACTGGGGGTGGATCTGTCCGTAAAGCAAAGAAAATTACGGTAAAAACATCTTTAAATAATCCATATGATATCAGGTGGAATACTCTAGAAGGAGATGATATGTACTTTATACTCCAGACGTTGGTAGAAAGGATTAAGCACATTGGATTTAAAAAGATTGAGACTCCAAGAAGGAAAAAGCGTTCTATTGcaaaaaggaaaattaaagaaaaatgtgaTGCTAGTTGTAGTGAACTTCCGAAGGAGAAGGAAACGGACCATATTCAACAAGAACAAGGATGGACTGACTTAAACATCAGGAAACAGCTTGCTATTGGAATCAATGAGGTTACTAGATctttggaaaaaaatgaactACTTCTGATGCTGGTGTGTAAATCTGCAAAACCTACTCTGATCACCATGCACCTTATTCAGCTCAGTGCAAGTCGAGCAGTCCCAGCTGGCCAGGTTCCACGTCTTAGTGAAAGCATAGCACCTATTCTTGGCTTAACATCTGTTCTAGCACTAGGTTTTAAAAAGAATTCTGTCACTTTTTCTGAAGAAGTAGAAGCTATAATTCCACGGATACCTAGCTTGGATGTGCCCTGGATTCACCATAGAAGTGAGCAGCTTATGGCAGAGGCATATACTGATCCTTTGGAAATTGAAGATGCAAATCTTATGGAGACATCAGTGCAGGAGTTCTCCCAAAGCCATAAGTATAAGCATACTGAAAGCAGTAAGTTGGATTCTTCAAATGTAACTTTACAAGCTCTCAGAATTAAAAAGCTGGTTCCAAATCCAAACAAGATACGGAAACCccccaaaaataaaaaagctgcttcaaaataa